Proteins from a genomic interval of Marmoricola sp. OAE513:
- a CDS encoding type II toxin-antitoxin system VapC family toxin — MSRWYLDSSAALKLLAQEAESAALARHLDDEAPDLVACTLLETELRRSVARHANLTQQAVSDFLDGMDVYETPPSLFREAGLLPGILRSLDALHLAAAIRIGADCVVTYDRQMTTAAGALGLAVRAPS; from the coding sequence ATGAGCCGTTGGTACCTGGACTCGTCGGCAGCTCTCAAGCTCCTGGCGCAAGAGGCCGAGTCCGCCGCGCTCGCTCGGCACCTCGACGACGAAGCTCCTGACCTGGTTGCGTGCACGCTGCTGGAGACCGAGCTCCGCCGCTCGGTGGCCCGGCACGCGAACCTGACCCAGCAGGCAGTTTCCGACTTCTTGGACGGGATGGACGTCTACGAGACTCCACCCTCGCTCTTCCGGGAGGCCGGCCTCCTTCCGGGCATCCTTCGATCACTCGACGCGCTGCACCTTGCAGCTGCCATCAGGATCGGTGCGGACTGCGTCGTGACGTACGACAGGCAGATGACCACGGCAGCGGGCGCCCTCGGGCTCGCGGTTCGCGCTCCTTCCTGA
- a CDS encoding Ig-like domain-containing protein encodes MHLRIRRTHRSTRNPVGRNPVGRSAAAAVAGSLLAAGTLAAPTAHAAAPIVTTGDILVSTYGHVFDGGSGIDRIDRTTAERSRAASFGIGYAADEVIAEPDGDLIVGNDAGRIVRVDHLTGKQTVLLDHIDDIYGRAFDEIVLRSDGNLAMVVMFEHESKLATFNPSTGKLTYLSSSTILRGTAGLAVDWHGDYVVSADESVWRINQTNGNVSKIADLGGRVGGLVIDRKGRILVHVRAAGTQGTRIAAIAPGTNAVSTAAQAGNLTTQNFGMALEADGRLVALEVEGAQGTAALVRVDPDSGGQAVLTTVGSDEARDVTIVGSSQIGGFTRPVAGDDTFSTDAGLGQVTGKLLANDHDPLGQKIHYVTASNPSHGFISANDDGSFFYFPDAGFTGQDSWTYRAVSADGRPSATAVVRVNVAPAVSPTAHHDEWTTTVNWALQVPAPGVLANDTDPQGGPLTAKLVTKPAQGEFALQPDGGFVYVPPVGYTGQQSFSYEVVDAEGHHSLPGSVRLTVEEPKPTDPGTPDPGTPDPGTPDPGTPDPGTPGNPQPSPNTAPVVKIGNGPGLAAGADGRSGTFPLTVTDKETPTSVKLAVTSSNTRLVPVSGLKLATATNGARLLTITAAPRGKGSALVKVTASDGGKKTVLTIVVRTGNARANKLIGTAGPDLLIGRGGKDRLSGGAGRDVLTGGSGKDRLRGGAGSDVFRGGTGKDRVLDFAAKLGDLRVQI; translated from the coding sequence ATGCATCTCCGCATCCGCAGGACCCACCGCTCCACCCGCAACCCCGTGGGCCGCAACCCCGTCGGCCGCAGCGCAGCGGCCGCCGTCGCCGGAAGCCTCCTGGCCGCCGGCACCCTCGCTGCGCCGACGGCGCACGCCGCAGCACCGATCGTCACGACCGGTGACATCCTGGTCAGCACCTACGGCCACGTCTTCGACGGTGGCTCCGGGATCGACCGGATCGACCGCACCACGGCGGAGCGCTCGCGCGCCGCGTCGTTCGGCATCGGGTACGCCGCCGACGAGGTGATCGCCGAACCCGACGGCGACCTGATCGTCGGCAACGACGCTGGCCGGATCGTCCGGGTGGACCACCTCACCGGGAAGCAGACCGTACTGCTGGACCACATCGACGACATCTACGGACGAGCCTTCGACGAGATCGTGCTGCGCTCCGACGGCAACCTCGCGATGGTGGTGATGTTCGAGCACGAGTCCAAGCTCGCGACGTTCAACCCGAGCACCGGCAAGCTGACCTACCTGTCGTCCAGCACCATCCTGCGCGGCACCGCAGGGCTGGCCGTCGACTGGCACGGTGACTACGTGGTGTCCGCCGACGAGAGCGTCTGGCGTATCAACCAGACGAACGGGAACGTCAGCAAGATTGCCGACCTCGGCGGCCGGGTCGGCGGGCTGGTCATCGACCGCAAGGGCCGGATCCTGGTGCACGTGCGGGCCGCGGGCACCCAGGGAACCCGGATCGCGGCGATCGCGCCCGGCACGAACGCCGTCAGCACGGCAGCACAGGCGGGCAACCTGACCACCCAGAACTTCGGCATGGCGCTGGAGGCGGACGGGCGGCTCGTCGCCCTCGAGGTCGAGGGCGCCCAGGGCACCGCGGCGCTCGTCCGGGTCGACCCGGACTCCGGCGGCCAGGCCGTGCTCACCACGGTCGGCTCGGACGAGGCCCGGGACGTGACCATCGTCGGGTCCTCGCAGATCGGCGGCTTCACCCGCCCGGTTGCCGGCGACGACACCTTCAGCACCGACGCTGGCCTCGGACAGGTCACCGGCAAGCTCCTCGCCAACGACCACGACCCGCTCGGGCAGAAGATCCACTACGTGACGGCGTCGAACCCGTCGCACGGGTTCATCTCGGCGAACGACGACGGCTCGTTCTTCTACTTCCCCGATGCCGGGTTCACCGGCCAGGACTCGTGGACCTACCGGGCGGTCTCCGCCGACGGGCGTCCGTCCGCGACTGCCGTCGTCCGGGTGAACGTGGCACCGGCGGTGTCGCCGACCGCGCACCACGACGAGTGGACCACCACGGTGAACTGGGCGCTCCAGGTTCCTGCTCCCGGCGTCCTCGCCAACGACACCGACCCGCAAGGTGGCCCGCTGACCGCGAAGCTGGTCACGAAGCCGGCCCAGGGAGAATTCGCCCTCCAGCCCGACGGCGGGTTCGTCTACGTCCCCCCGGTCGGTTACACCGGCCAGCAGAGCTTCAGCTACGAGGTCGTCGACGCCGAGGGTCACCACTCCCTGCCCGGTTCGGTGCGGCTCACCGTCGAGGAGCCGAAGCCGACCGACCCCGGAACTCCGGACCCCGGCACCCCCGACCCCGGTACTCCGGACCCCGGTACTCCGGACCCCGGTACTCCGGGGAACCCGCAACCGTCGCCGAACACGGCACCGGTCGTCAAGATCGGCAACGGACCGGGACTCGCCGCGGGCGCCGACGGTCGCTCCGGAACCTTCCCGCTGACCGTCACCGACAAGGAGACCCCGACGTCGGTGAAGCTCGCGGTCACCAGCTCCAACACCCGGCTGGTGCCCGTGTCGGGCCTGAAGCTGGCCACCGCCACGAACGGTGCGCGCCTCCTGACCATCACCGCGGCACCCCGCGGCAAGGGTTCGGCACTGGTGAAGGTCACCGCGAGCGACGGCGGCAAGAAGACGGTGCTGACGATCGTCGTCCGCACCGGCAACGCCCGGGCGAACAAGCTGATCGGCACCGCAGGGCCCGACCTGCTGATCGGACGCGGCGGTAAGGACCGACTCAGCGGCGGCGCCGGCCGGGACGTGCTCACGGGTGGGTCCGGGAAGGACAGGTTGCGTGGCGGAGCAGGATCCGACGTCTTCCGCGGCGGCACCGGCAAGGACAGGGTCCTGGACTTCGCCGCGAAGCTCGGCGACCTCCGGGTTCAGATCTGA
- a CDS encoding alpha/beta fold hydrolase yields MVLRLADDIEIDEALFEVRRAGQPVPLEPQAFDVLLHLVRHRDRIVPKEELMDSIWGGRFVSETTVTSRIKQVRKALGDDGQAQRCIRTLHGRGYRFVAEVVESTESADSVERVVPTGAAPVAGPSPVEQSPIRYTTSDGLHIAYQVTGSGPIDIVLISGFVSHLEVDWDDPRHAYFLERLGAMGRLIRFDKRGTGMSDRPPGVPDLETRMHDVLAVMDAVGSQKAVICGYSEGGPMAMLMAAMHPERVSGLVLYGTYARRVWAEDYPYAQTAEARAAWTEELVTNLDWEADLRYRCPSGDDAMAEWWARRMRASATPGTVRQLMDMNALVDVRGILPSLRVPTLVLHRRGDAMFTWEEGQYIADRIPGARLELLDGEDHFVSGDPKQIVDAIEPFITPTTVPDQPVALAAVVVSRGAGAEELTSALVAGGGRRRLTTSGETAVLFDGPATGVRAGINALTTGHTAGIGLAIAEVPVGDLPVSGDGVDAAVDLAGRAPVGAMLVSHMASLLLMGSGIQATPFETSDDAFLVSPA; encoded by the coding sequence GTGGTCCTTCGGCTGGCAGACGACATCGAGATCGACGAGGCGCTCTTCGAGGTACGCCGCGCCGGTCAGCCGGTCCCCCTCGAACCGCAGGCGTTCGACGTCCTGCTCCACCTGGTGCGTCACCGCGACCGGATCGTGCCCAAGGAAGAGCTGATGGACTCGATCTGGGGCGGCCGGTTCGTCAGCGAGACGACCGTGACGAGTCGGATCAAGCAGGTCCGCAAGGCGCTGGGCGACGACGGGCAGGCCCAGCGCTGCATCCGGACGCTGCACGGTCGGGGGTACCGGTTCGTGGCTGAGGTCGTCGAGAGCACCGAGAGCGCCGACAGCGTCGAGCGCGTCGTTCCGACCGGAGCGGCGCCGGTCGCCGGGCCGTCACCGGTGGAGCAGAGCCCGATCCGCTACACCACCAGCGACGGGCTGCACATCGCCTACCAGGTCACCGGCAGCGGGCCGATCGACATCGTCCTGATCTCCGGCTTCGTCTCCCACCTCGAGGTGGACTGGGACGACCCGCGGCACGCCTACTTCCTCGAGCGGCTCGGAGCGATGGGTCGGCTGATCCGCTTCGACAAGCGCGGCACCGGGATGTCCGACCGGCCGCCGGGTGTGCCGGACCTGGAGACCCGGATGCACGACGTGCTCGCGGTCATGGATGCGGTCGGGTCGCAGAAGGCGGTCATCTGCGGGTACTCCGAAGGCGGCCCGATGGCCATGCTCATGGCGGCCATGCATCCCGAGCGGGTCTCGGGTCTCGTCCTGTACGGCACCTACGCACGACGGGTCTGGGCCGAGGACTACCCCTACGCCCAGACAGCCGAGGCGCGGGCAGCGTGGACCGAGGAGCTGGTGACCAACCTCGACTGGGAGGCCGACCTGCGGTACCGCTGCCCGTCGGGCGACGACGCGATGGCGGAGTGGTGGGCGCGGCGGATGCGCGCCTCCGCGACGCCGGGAACGGTCCGGCAGCTGATGGACATGAACGCCCTGGTCGACGTGCGCGGGATCCTGCCGAGCCTGCGGGTACCGACGCTGGTGCTGCACCGACGCGGTGATGCGATGTTCACCTGGGAGGAAGGCCAGTACATCGCCGACCGGATCCCGGGTGCACGGCTCGAGCTCCTCGACGGTGAGGACCACTTCGTCTCCGGTGACCCGAAGCAGATCGTGGACGCGATCGAACCGTTCATCACGCCGACGACGGTGCCCGACCAGCCGGTCGCCCTCGCAGCGGTCGTGGTCAGCCGGGGTGCCGGAGCCGAGGAGCTGACGAGCGCCTTGGTCGCGGGCGGCGGTCGCCGTCGCCTGACGACGTCGGGGGAGACCGCGGTTCTGTTCGACGGGCCCGCGACCGGGGTGCGGGCCGGGATCAACGCGCTGACGACCGGTCACACCGCAGGCATCGGTCTGGCGATCGCCGAGGTGCCCGTCGGAGACCTTCCGGTCTCCGGGGACGGCGTGGATGCCGCCGTGGACCTTGCCGGGCGTGCGCCCGTCGGCGCGATGCTCGTCAGCCACATGGCGTCGCTGCTGCTCATGGGTTCGGGGATCCAGGCGACCCCCTTCGAGACCTCCGACGACGCCTTCCTGGTCTCCCCGGCCTGA
- a CDS encoding MmcQ/YjbR family DNA-binding protein, whose product MPCQIEDVAELVEQLPETGQRPSASWIRLDVGGQAFGYLWPATNTAGLKQTIVEQLSLVAERPDVFEVQYTSGAYGWVVIHLERIERDELAELTFEAWRLTAPAALVEARADQLPT is encoded by the coding sequence GTGCCCTGCCAGATCGAGGACGTCGCCGAGCTCGTCGAGCAGCTGCCCGAGACGGGGCAGCGGCCGTCGGCCAGCTGGATCCGGCTCGACGTCGGCGGCCAGGCGTTCGGGTACCTGTGGCCGGCCACCAACACGGCGGGGCTGAAGCAGACGATCGTCGAGCAGCTCTCCCTCGTCGCCGAGCGTCCTGACGTCTTCGAGGTGCAGTACACCTCGGGCGCCTACGGCTGGGTCGTGATCCACCTCGAGCGCATCGAGCGCGACGAATTGGCCGAATTGACCTTCGAGGCATGGCGGCTGACAGCACCCGCGGCACTGGTCGAGGCCCGGGCGGACCAGCTCCCGACCTGA
- a CDS encoding AzlD domain-containing protein: MTIIAMLALGAVCWTFRVLFILAVPADRLPARVRASLSHLAPASMAALVAVEADAATRGGTTVSTLVVLATALALFLAVRRTGSLPLAIAVGTAVAVLLDLVVL; this comes from the coding sequence ATGACGATCATCGCCATGCTGGCGCTCGGCGCCGTGTGCTGGACCTTCCGGGTGCTCTTCATCCTGGCGGTCCCGGCCGACCGGTTGCCCGCACGCGTCCGGGCCTCGCTGTCCCACCTGGCCCCGGCCTCCATGGCGGCGCTGGTCGCGGTTGAGGCCGACGCGGCGACCCGCGGAGGGACCACGGTCTCGACGCTGGTCGTCCTCGCCACCGCCCTCGCCTTGTTCCTCGCCGTACGACGCACCGGCAGCCTGCCGCTCGCCATCGCCGTCGGGACAGCAGTCGCCGTTCTCCTCGATCTCGTCGTCCTGTGA
- a CDS encoding AzlC family ABC transporter permease: MTTQTEIHVPTTDLRRAAVRDIVAVAPGIVPFGIMLGVASSTLGTGALATLLGSVAVYGGSAQLTTMTALHLGAGLVTAVISGAVVNARIMLYGAALQPLFRDQPRWFRLIGPTFILDQTYLSAVGREDLSAEEFRRYWAWLGWTLLGVWSASVAAGVLVGPALPTLPHLATLVPMAMFLAMLVPRLVNVPAISAAATAALVAVAVAHLVPEVGILGGTLAGVATAVLVEERASR, encoded by the coding sequence ATGACCACACAGACCGAGATCCACGTCCCGACCACGGACCTCCGACGTGCCGCAGTGCGCGACATCGTCGCCGTGGCTCCCGGGATCGTCCCGTTCGGGATCATGCTCGGCGTCGCCTCGAGCACGCTGGGGACCGGAGCGCTGGCTACGCTGCTCGGCTCGGTCGCCGTGTACGGCGGCAGCGCCCAGCTGACCACGATGACGGCTCTGCACCTCGGCGCCGGCCTGGTCACCGCGGTGATCAGCGGAGCGGTCGTCAACGCCCGGATCATGCTGTACGGCGCTGCGCTGCAGCCGCTCTTCCGCGACCAGCCGCGTTGGTTCCGCCTGATCGGGCCGACGTTCATCCTCGACCAGACCTACCTGTCCGCTGTCGGACGCGAGGACCTGAGCGCGGAGGAGTTCCGTCGCTACTGGGCCTGGCTCGGGTGGACCCTGCTGGGTGTCTGGTCGGCGTCTGTCGCGGCCGGGGTCCTGGTCGGTCCTGCTCTTCCGACGCTCCCCCACCTGGCGACCCTGGTGCCGATGGCGATGTTCCTGGCCATGCTCGTGCCCCGGCTGGTGAACGTGCCGGCGATCTCCGCTGCGGCGACGGCCGCTCTGGTCGCCGTCGCGGTGGCCCACCTCGTCCCCGAGGTCGGCATCCTCGGCGGCACCCTGGCCGGTGTCGCCACCGCGGTCCTCGTCGAGGAGAGGGCAAGCCGATGA
- a CDS encoding phosphoenolpyruvate carboxykinase (GTP) has protein sequence MVDVNTALDAAGVSNPKVREYVAYWAELTGAANIEVVSPADDARLIAECLEAGELEPAGEGLYYSRSYHKDTARSEERTVVATSRPTDKGEYNNWRDAAEMTELQKNNMRGASAGKTMYVIPYLMSPVGNALAPWATGVELTDCRTVVLHMIRMARVGVQYINDLEDPNQFVRAVHVTGDLENLGQGTPEDSRYFVTVADERTILHYGSSYGGNALLGKIAHGLRQAAYDGWVSGKFLAEQYMLIGIHDKETGKDYHICGGFPSASGKTNLAMMLAPDALGDRYHVSFYGDDIAWLWVDEESGKLYGMNPEYGVFGVAKDTNEGTNPTALESIAPGTGAIFTNIAYNPTSGEVWWEGRTPEPPADVDGWLDWLGAPIADREPGDTSPWAHPNSRFTTTLDNVPNIAKDYDAASGVPIDAIIFGGRTRDREPLIRAIHDLAEGVYDGLTLGAEATAAAEGKEGVLRYDPMSNRPFMAYGEGDYAQHYLNVVGAAKEQPIFAHVNWFQKDPEDGHFRWPGYRDNLRPLLWLLQLKNGEVKGRETAVGIIPTAEELNLEGVDISDADLEAILTIDVDRWKQEMGYREEHLSSFERLPEAIWEAHRRVTAALENEA, from the coding sequence ATGGTTGACGTCAACACCGCCCTCGACGCCGCAGGCGTCAGCAACCCCAAGGTCCGCGAGTACGTCGCGTACTGGGCCGAGCTGACCGGAGCAGCGAACATCGAGGTCGTATCTCCGGCGGACGACGCCCGACTCATCGCCGAGTGCCTGGAGGCCGGCGAGCTGGAGCCCGCCGGTGAGGGCCTGTACTACTCCCGCAGCTACCATAAGGACACCGCCCGCTCCGAGGAGCGCACCGTCGTCGCGACCAGCCGGCCGACCGACAAGGGCGAGTACAACAACTGGCGCGACGCCGCCGAGATGACCGAGCTGCAGAAGAACAACATGCGCGGCGCCTCGGCCGGCAAGACGATGTACGTGATCCCGTACCTGATGTCCCCGGTCGGCAACGCGCTCGCCCCGTGGGCGACCGGCGTCGAGCTGACCGACTGCCGCACCGTCGTGCTGCACATGATCCGGATGGCCCGCGTCGGCGTCCAGTACATCAACGACCTCGAGGACCCGAACCAGTTCGTCCGCGCCGTGCACGTCACCGGCGACCTGGAGAACCTCGGCCAGGGCACCCCGGAGGACTCGCGCTACTTCGTCACCGTCGCCGACGAGCGGACGATCCTGCACTACGGCTCGAGCTACGGCGGCAACGCCCTTCTCGGCAAGATCGCGCACGGTCTGCGCCAGGCGGCGTACGACGGCTGGGTCTCCGGCAAGTTCCTCGCCGAGCAGTACATGCTCATCGGGATCCACGACAAGGAGACCGGCAAGGACTACCACATCTGCGGTGGCTTCCCGAGCGCCTCGGGCAAGACCAACCTCGCGATGATGCTGGCCCCCGACGCCCTCGGCGACCGGTACCACGTCTCCTTCTACGGCGACGACATCGCGTGGCTGTGGGTCGACGAGGAGAGCGGCAAGCTCTACGGCATGAACCCGGAGTACGGCGTCTTCGGTGTCGCCAAGGACACCAACGAGGGCACCAACCCGACCGCGCTGGAGTCGATCGCCCCGGGGACCGGTGCGATCTTCACCAACATCGCCTACAACCCGACCTCGGGTGAGGTCTGGTGGGAGGGCCGCACTCCGGAGCCGCCGGCCGACGTCGACGGCTGGCTGGACTGGCTCGGCGCACCGATCGCCGACCGCGAACCGGGCGACACCTCGCCGTGGGCGCACCCGAACAGCCGGTTCACCACCACGCTGGACAACGTCCCGAACATCGCCAAGGACTACGACGCCGCGTCCGGCGTCCCGATCGACGCGATCATCTTCGGTGGTCGTACCCGTGACCGCGAGCCGCTGATCCGCGCGATCCACGACCTGGCCGAGGGCGTCTACGACGGCCTGACCCTGGGCGCCGAGGCGACCGCCGCGGCCGAGGGCAAGGAAGGCGTGCTCCGCTACGACCCGATGTCGAACCGCCCCTTCATGGCCTACGGCGAGGGCGACTACGCGCAGCACTACCTGAACGTCGTCGGTGCCGCCAAGGAGCAGCCGATCTTCGCCCACGTCAACTGGTTCCAGAAGGACCCGGAGGACGGCCACTTCCGCTGGCCCGGGTACCGCGACAACCTGCGCCCGCTGCTCTGGCTGCTGCAGCTCAAGAACGGTGAGGTGAAGGGTCGCGAGACGGCCGTCGGCATCATCCCGACCGCCGAGGAGCTCAACCTCGAGGGGGTCGACATCAGCGACGCCGACCTCGAGGCGATCCTGACGATCGACGTCGACCGCTGGAAGCAGGAGATGGGCTACCGCGAGGAGCACCTCAGCTCCTTCGAGCGGCTGCCCGAGGCGATCTGGGAGGCGCACCGTCGCGTGACGGCCGCCCTCGAGAACGAGGCCTGA
- a CDS encoding type II toxin-antitoxin system prevent-host-death family antitoxin: MKEISQRELRNDNAEIMRGVEAGETYIVTRRGVPVARIVPISDPDLKIDRPAKKRTRFSDTKRVQPSEPTSATIDFLRGDR, translated from the coding sequence GTGAAGGAGATCAGCCAGCGCGAGCTCCGCAACGACAACGCCGAGATCATGCGGGGCGTCGAAGCCGGCGAGACCTACATCGTGACCAGACGAGGCGTTCCCGTGGCTCGCATCGTCCCGATCTCAGATCCGGACCTGAAGATCGACCGTCCGGCGAAGAAGCGCACACGGTTCTCCGACACCAAACGGGTGCAACCTTCGGAACCCACGAGTGCGACGATCGACTTCCTCCGCGGCGACCGATGA
- a CDS encoding TetR/AcrR family transcriptional regulator, whose translation MTEAGSTTGRRTQAERTAATKAALVDATIETIADLGYHRASLGEICTRAGVSKGGLFRHFDSRLDLVVAAAEEVGRRHLDGVRELGDVPIADLLTFARSRARARINAVWFELLIAARTDTALREQLTPVALHLYDRIEEIAVAATPWAEMEPDVTRLAVTSVVHMFDGEAVIRAVLPRPDLEEARLAGVVELFEAVAQDGSGRPR comes from the coding sequence CCCAGGCAGAACGCACGGCGGCCACCAAGGCCGCGCTCGTCGACGCGACCATCGAGACGATCGCGGACCTCGGGTACCACCGCGCCTCGCTCGGCGAGATCTGCACCCGTGCCGGTGTCTCCAAGGGCGGGCTGTTCCGGCACTTCGACTCGCGGCTCGACCTGGTCGTCGCCGCAGCCGAGGAGGTCGGTCGTCGGCACCTCGACGGGGTCCGGGAGCTCGGAGACGTGCCGATCGCCGACCTGCTGACCTTCGCCCGGAGCCGGGCTCGGGCCCGGATCAACGCCGTTTGGTTCGAGCTGCTGATCGCCGCACGCACCGACACGGCGCTGCGGGAGCAGCTGACGCCGGTGGCGCTCCATCTCTACGACCGGATCGAGGAGATCGCGGTCGCGGCGACGCCGTGGGCCGAGATGGAGCCCGACGTGACCCGGCTGGCGGTGACCTCGGTGGTGCACATGTTCGACGGCGAGGCGGTCATCCGTGCGGTGCTGCCCAGGCCCGACCTCGAGGAGGCGCGCCTGGCCGGGGTCGTCGAGCTCTTCGAGGCCGTCGCTCAGGACGGCAGCGGCCGGCCCCGTTGA